The following coding sequences lie in one Oncorhynchus kisutch isolate 150728-3 linkage group LG27, Okis_V2, whole genome shotgun sequence genomic window:
- the LOC109871925 gene encoding tripartite motif-containing protein 29: MAQAGLFLDQDQFNCSICLDVLRDPVTIPCGHSYCSVCIKGYWDQDDFLGFYCCPQCRQSFNPRPLLGRNTMLSEVVDKFKKTGLQVAPPEQCYAGPEDVECDVCTGRKNRAVKSCLVCLASYCDTHLLPHYESAPFKKHKLVQASKKLQETICPHHDKLLEVYCRTDQHCICYLCMTAEHKGHDTVLVETEIQQKQSQLGELKRRSQQRIQEREKDVQELRQAISSLTRSARSAVEDTERVFTELIRSMELKRFEVRELIKAQEKTAVSQAEGLLAKLEQEMSELRRRDAELEQLSHTEDHIFFLQVTDVE; this comes from the exons ATGGCTCAAGCTGGACTCTTCCTCGACCAAGACCAATTCAACTGTTCCATATGTCTGGATGTGCTGAGGGATCCTGTAACCATCCCGTGTGGTCATAGCTACTGTTCGGTCTGTATTAAAGGCTACTGGGACCAGGACGATTTTCTGGGGTTTTACTGCTGTCCGCAGTGCCGCCAGAGCTTCAACCCGAGGCCCCTCCTGGGCAGAAACACCATGCTATCCGAGGTGGTGGACAAGTTCAAGAAGACAGGACTTCAAGTTGCTCCCCCGGAACAGTGCTACGCCGGACCGGAGGACGTGGAATGTGACGTGTGCACCGGGAGGAAGAACCGAGCCGTTAAATCCTGTCTGGTGTGTCTGGCCTCTTACTGCGACACCCACCTCCTGCCTCACTACGAATCAGCTCCGTTTAAGAAACACAAGTTGGTCCAGGCCTCCAAGAAACTACAGGAGACGATCTGTCCGCATCACGACAAGCTGCTGGAGGTGTACTGTCGGACAGACCAACACTGTATATGTTACCTGTGTATGACGGCGGAGCATAAGGGCCATGACACGGTCCTGGTGGAGACTGAGATCCAGCAAAAACAG AGCCAGCTGGGGGAGCTGAAGAGGAGGTCTCAGCAGAGGAtccaggagagggagaaggacgtGCAGGAGCTGAGACAGGCCATCAGCTCTCTAACT CGTTCAGCGCGGTCGGCCGTGGAGGACACTGAGAGGGTGTTTACAGAGCTGATCCGCTCCATGGAGCTGAAGAGGTTTGAGGTGAGGGAGTTGATCAAAGCCCAGGAGAAGACTGCTGTCAGCCAAGCTGAAGGACTGCTGGCCAAACTGGAGCAGGAGATGTCTGAGttgaggaggagagatgctgAGTTGGAGCAGCTTTCACACACTGAGGACCACATCTTCTTCCTACAGGTGACTGATGTAGAGTAG